From one Mya arenaria isolate MELC-2E11 chromosome 4, ASM2691426v1 genomic stretch:
- the LOC128230694 gene encoding uncharacterized protein LOC128230694 produces MQQSLNPQPKQCHSHYTHNPSNATVTTPTTRAMSQSLQPQPEQCHSNYTHNPSNATVTTPTNPEMPQLLHPQPEQCHSHYTHNPSNVRVTTPTTTRAMPKLLHQQLEKCHSYYTHSPKIATVTISQPEQCPSHYTHNPSNAKVTTPTTRAVPQTLHPQPEQCHSHYTNNPSNAIVTTPTTPAMPQSLHPQPEQCHSHNTHNPSNVTVTTPTTRAMPQSLHPQPEQCHSHYTHNPSNVRVTTPTTTRAMPQLLHQQPEQCRSHYTHNPSNAIVTIPTTRAMSQSLHPQPEQCHSHYTHNPSNVIVTTPTTRAMAQSLHTQPEQCHSHYTHNPSNATVTIPTTRAMPQSLHPKPEQCHRHYTHYPSNVIVTEPTTRAML; encoded by the exons ATGCAACAGTCACTAAACCCACAACCCAAGCAATGCCACAGTCACTACACCCACAACCCAAGCAATGCCACAGTCACTACACCCACAACCCGAGCAATGTCACAGTCACTACAACCACAACCCGAGCAATGCCATAGTAACTACACCCACAACCCGAGCAATGCAACAGTCACTACACCCACAAACCCAGAAATGCCTCAGTTACTACACCCACAACCCGAGCAATGCCACAGTCACTACACCCACAACCCGAGCAATGTCAGAGTTACTACACCCACAACCACCCGAGCAATGCCAAAGTTACTACACCAACAACTCGAGAAATGCCACAGTTACTACACCCACAGCCCGAAAATTGCCACAGTCACTATATCACAACCCGAGCAATGTCCCAG TCACTACACTCACAACCCGAGCAATGCAAAAGTCACTACACCCACAACCCGAGCAGTGCCACAGACTCTACACCCACAACCCGAGCAATGTCACAGTCACTACACCAACAACCCAAGCAATGCCATAGTCACTACACCCACAACCCCAGCAATGCCACAGTCACTACACCCACAACCCGAGCAATGCCATAGTCACAACACCCACAACCCGAGCAATGTCACAGTCACTACACCCACAACCCGAGCAATGCCACAGTCACTACACCCACAACCCGAGCAATGCCACAGTCACTACACCCACAACCCAAGCAATGTCAGAGTTACTACACCCACAACCACCCGAGCAATGCCACAGTTACTACACCAACAACCCGAGCAATGCCGCAGTCACTACACCCACAACCCGAGCAATGCAATAGTCACAATACCCACAACCCGAGCAATGTCACAGTCACTACACCCACAACCCGAGCAATGTCACAGTCACTACACCCACAACCCCAGCAATGTCATAGTCACTACACCCACAACCCGAGCAATGGCACAGTCACTACACACACAACCCGAGCAATGTCATAGTCACTACACCCACAACCCGAGCAATGCCACAGTCACTATACCCACAACCCGAGCAATGCCACAGTCATTACACCCTAAACCCGAGCAATGTCACCGTCACTACACCCACTACCCTAGCAATGTCATAGTTACTGAACCCACAACCCGAGCAATGTTATAG
- the LOC128230695 gene encoding uncharacterized protein LOC128230695 — MKKKWIVKIRRDVGEHFKITKMTVVCSKHFKQEDYRAWTPVRKCLKPTSVPSVFDWSSDKPKRRALKRKILADYSVQVSTGDDSLPQQASSSTAEFTETLIQKDTIEIERLQKELADQKVENEFLNQQLQLEKFGITRFSLNSSLVSFYTGFSSYFAFPETCRS, encoded by the exons atgaaaaagaaatggaTTGTGAAAATAAGACGAGATGTAGGAGAACATTTTAAG ATCACCAAGATGACGGTTGtttgttcaaaacattttaaacaagaagaTTATAGGGCATGGACACCAGTCCGGAAGTGTCTCAAGCCAACTTCTGTACCGTCTGTGTTTGATTGGAGCAGTGACAAACCAAAGAGGCGAGCATTGAAGAGGAAGATCTTGGCAGATTAtag tgttcaGGTGTCAACTGGTGATGACAGTCTACCTCAACAAGCATCAAGTTCAACTGCTGAATTCACAGAGACACTAATACAAAAAGATACTATTGAAATTGAGAGGCTGCAAAAAGAGCTGGCTGACCAGAAAGTTGAAAATGAATTTCTCAACCAGCAACTTCAACTTGAAAAGTTTGGCATCACTAGGTTTTCATTAAATAGTTCATTAGTTTCATTCTATACTGGATTTTCATCATACTTTGCATTT CCAGAAACTTGCAGGTCTTGA
- the LOC128230070 gene encoding uncharacterized protein LOC128230070: protein MAEALAPASYSHHDLDLIPQLTFSFIENYVKDNKTSSGEKSIDKGFKYYSESYIQDLKVSKTDNGCRLDGKCYRSQRKNENPHQLNVSFKNDENIEITSSWCSCPIGLTGVCGHVVGALYTIAKYKKLGLGLYLKM, encoded by the exons ATGGCGGAAGCATTAGCACCAGCATCTTATAGTCATCATGATTTGGATTTAATACCACAGTTAACCTtcagttttattgaaaattatgtGAAAGATAACAAAACAAGTTCTGGAGAAAAATCGATTGATAAAGGTTTTAAATACTATAGTGAGAGCTACATCCAGGATCTCAAAG tttcaaaaacagataatGGGTGTCGATTGGATGGAAAATGTTACAGATCCCAAAGGAAAAATGAAAACCCACACCAGTTAAAc GTATCCTTCAAGAATGACGAGAATATAGAGATCACAAGCTCATGGTGTTCGTGCCCTATTGGTTTGACAGGTGTTTGTGGTCATGTAGTGGGAGCACTCTACACAATTGCCAAATACAAAAAGTTGGGGTTAGGGCTTTACCTAAAGATGTAG